The Planctomycetia bacterium genome segment CGAAACAGCGTGGTCGATTCGCTGATCGGCTCCGGTTCGTCGTTGACGAACACCTGGTTCTCGATGCGGAAATCGGCTGCGACCGCGACGGCGCTGGCGGCAATCCAAATTCCCAGGCTGAGCAAACCGGCGAGTCGGCGATCCATGCCACGATCCTCAATAAGAGTTGGCGCAGTTTCCCCCATGCGCGCGGCAGGATACGGAAGCCCGGCAACGCTGTAAAGAGAGACGCAGATTCGGCCGCAAATTGGAAACCTGTGGGAGGCGTCTCCGACGCCGATTGTGCGGCGCCGCCGCGCCGATTAGCGCGGAATTGGCACGCTCGTGCTGCTCCATCGGCGTCGCAGACGCCTCCCACAGGTTTTTCGGTCGGCTATTGACGCCCTACATTCACGGAGCTATTATTTTGAGTAATCAAAAAATCAATTGCTGCCGACCAAAATCAATAGTGCGGTCAGCATTCCACTCATTGGAGCTAGTTTCGATGCGATCAGCGTTGTTGGCGGGCATCCTCGCGGTCCTCTTACCTGCTGTGGCTAGTGCGGAGGGGGGGGAGAAGCTCCGCCTGGTCTGCTCGACGACGCAGGTGACCGATTTCGTCCGCCAGGTGGTGGGCGATCGCTGCCACGTGGATGGCATCCTCTCACCAGGCGCCGATCCGCACCTTTACGAAACGAAGCCAGGCGATGCCCAGTTGATCGGCAAGGCCGATCTCTGCTTCGACAACGGTCTGCATCTGGAAGGCAAGGATTGGATGCGGGTGCTGGCGGAAACCGCCGACAAGAAGGTGGTCTCCTGCACGGAAGGAGTCGAGCCGCTGCAACTCCACGCAGGAAAAGAGGTCGTCCACGACCCGCACGCCTGGTTTTCGGTGACCAACGCCGCGGTTTATGTGAACAACATCCTGCAGGCGATGATTGAGATCGATCCGGAAGGCAAGGACGAATACACAGCCCGCGCCAGGCTGTACTTGGATCAACTCCGAGCGTTGCACCTTTGGACGCAGCGCGAGGTCAGCGCCTTGCCGCCGTCGAAGCGAATCCTGGTCACGAGCCACGACGCGTTTCAATATTTCTGCGCGGAGCACGGCTTCAAATCCGCGGCGCCGGTCGGTTGGTCGACAGGTGATGAAATCGGCGCCGGACTAACGCCGGCGAAGCGCAAGACGACCGTGGATTCCATCCGCGGTTTCGGCGTGAAGGCCATCTTTGTTGAGACCAGCGTGAATCCTAAACTGATTCGCGAGATCGCCAGCGAAGCGGGCGTGAGCGTCGGCGGCGAACTGTACTCCGATTCGATGGGCCCGCCGGGATCGGCTGGCGAGACTTACATT includes the following:
- a CDS encoding zinc ABC transporter substrate-binding protein → MRSALLAGILAVLLPAVASAEGGEKLRLVCSTTQVTDFVRQVVGDRCHVDGILSPGADPHLYETKPGDAQLIGKADLCFDNGLHLEGKDWMRVLAETADKKVVSCTEGVEPLQLHAGKEVVHDPHAWFSVTNAAVYVNNILQAMIEIDPEGKDEYTARARLYLDQLRALHLWTQREVSALPPSKRILVTSHDAFQYFCAEHGFKSAAPVGWSTGDEIGAGLTPAKRKTTVDSIRGFGVKAIFVETSVNPKLIREIASEAGVSVGGELYSDSMGPPGSAGETYIGMMRENVVTIVRALKE